A stretch of Anas acuta chromosome 3, bAnaAcu1.1, whole genome shotgun sequence DNA encodes these proteins:
- the SSTR4 gene encoding somatostatin receptor type 4 encodes MNVDAEQLPLWATSEMPPNTSEASTEAGQLQGPSAWGGRAGEIAGMVVIQCIYALVCLLGLLGNSLVIFVILRYAKMKTATNIYLLNLAIADELFMLSIPFVATSAALHHWPFGRALCRTVLGVDGLNMFTSVFCLTVLSLDRYIAVVHPLRAATYRRPRVAKIVNGGVWLLSLLVASPIPIFAGTATTRDGQAVACNLLWPSPAWSAAFVVYTTLLGFLLPVLAMGLCYLLIVGKMRAVAQRVGWQQRRRSEGKLTRLVLMVVAMFVVCWMPFYVVQLVNLLLPGRLDATVNNASLILSYSNSCANPILYGFLSENFRHSFHGVLRRCLDASLCCCHAEAGAAEEEEEEEEPLDYCAVPRGDDKGKGCMCPSLPCQQEPAHPEPCCKPGTLLAKTTTF; translated from the coding sequence ATGAATGTCGACGCTGAGCAGCTGCCCCTCTGGGCCACCTCCGAGATGCCCCCCAACACCAGTGAAGCCTCAACAGAGGCTGGCCAGCTGCAGGGGCCATCGGCATGGGGCGGCAGGGCGGGCGAGATCGCCGGCATGGTGGTGATCCAGTGCATCTACGCCCTGGtgtgcctgctggggctgctgggcaaCTCGCTGGTGATCTTCGTCATCCTGCGCTACGCCAAGATGAAGACAGCCACCAACATCTACCTGCTCAACCTGGCCATTGCTGATGAGCTCTTCATGCTCAGCATCCCCTTCGTGGCCACCTCAGCTGCCCTGCACCACTGGCCCTTCGGCCGGGCGCTGTGCCGCACTGTGCTGGGCGTGGACGGGCTCAACATGTTCACCAGCGTCTTCTGCCTGACGGTGCTCAGCCTGGACCGCTACATTGCCGTGGTGCACCCATTGCGGGCGGCCACCTACCGCCGCCCACGTGTGGCCAAGATCGTCAACGGGGGCGTGTGGCTCCTCTCCTTGCTGGTGGCCTCGCCCATCCCCATCTTTGCCGGCACGGCGACCACCCGCGACGGCCAGGCGGTGGCCTGCAACCTCCTGTGGCCGAGCCCGGCCTGGTCAGCCGCTTTCGTGGTCTACACCACCCTGCTGGGCTTCCTGCTGCCAGTGCTGGCCATGGGGCTGTGCTATCTGCTGATCGTGGGCAAGATGCGGGCCGTAGCGCAGCGGgtgggctggcagcagcggCGGCGCTCTGAGGGCAAGCTGACGCGCCTGGTGCTGATGGTGGTGGCCATGTTCGTGGTCTGCTGGATGCCCTTCTATGTGGTGCAGCTGGTgaacctgctgctgcccggccGCCTGGATGCCACGGTCAACAACGCCTCCCTCATCCTCAGCTACTCCAACAGCTGCGCCAACCCCATCCTCTACGGCTTCCTCTCCGAAAATTTCCGGCACTCCTTCCACGGCGTGCTGCGCCGCTGCCTCGAcgccagcctctgctgctgccacgcTGAGGCGGGGGccgccgaggaggaggaggaggaggaagagcccctTGACTACTGCGCCGTGCCCCGGGGTGACGACAAGGGCAAGGGCTGCATGTGCCCGtcgctgccctgccagcaggagCCCGCACACCCTGAGCCCTGCTGCAAGCCTGGCACCCTCCTGGCCAAGACCACCACCTTCTAG
- the THBD gene encoding thrombomodulin yields the protein MRRLPLLLLLAGLQPAPGEPEPPEPEPAAVAPSGAQCLEHDCFAVFWAPLPFAAASTACERHGGHLMTVRSTVAEEAIALLLQSRGGRLWLGLRLPTACTQPEQRLRGFQWVTGDSRTDYANWGPSGRRCGRRCATVSRELRWEERGCEEPADGFLCEYNYPDSCPRLPPADGLAVAYRTPFGARGGEFLALPPGSTALVPALGLELRCAPAAGGGGLRWGRSQHGAWACRLAGGGCEGSCAEPEGRPSCSCPAGKALGPDGRGCASPCAGAPCQHHCVPNEGSFLCMCEAGYRLAPDGSSCEDVDDCTESPGLCEQACLNTEGGFECRCHNGYEMVGGHCQPVSSCYAAPCEHRCEDVPGGYRCSCMPGYAVHPHEPSRCVLHCEHSQCPAECSSNSCYCPEGFVLEEASGNDTAMCVDINECEMGYCEHNCTNQPGSYTCHCLDGYVVVDGNHCQKTLLEDGSSGDFELWTPGPSRSPPKMEHLHPGALVGIAVGVLCAALVLLAVGYHLAKKRCRPPASMDYKCGNPHEKEMGLQQVTAGCAASGQKL from the coding sequence ATGCGGCGgctcccgctgctgctgctgctggccgggCTGCAGCCGGCGCCGGGCGAGCCGGAGCcgccggagccggagccggcgGCGGTCGCCCCGTCGGGGGCGCAGTGCCTGGAGCACGACTGCTTCGCCGTCTTCTGGGCGCCGCTGCCCTTCGCCGCCGCCAGCACCGCCTGCGAGCGGCACGGCGGGCACCTGATGACCGTGCGCTCCACCGTGGCCGAGGAGGCCAtcgcgctgctgctgcagagccgcGGCGGGCGGCTGTGGCTGGGGCTGCGGCTGCCCACCGCCTGCACCCAGCCGGAGCAGCGGCTGCGCGGCTTCCAGTGGGTGACGGGCGACAGCCGCACCGACTACGCCAACTGGGGGCCGTCGGGGCGCCGCTGCGGCCGCCGCTGCGCCACCGTGTCCCGGGAGCTGCGCTGGGAGGAGCGCGGCTGCGAGGAGCCGGCCGACGGCTTCCTCTGCGAGTACAACTACCCCGACAGCTGCCCGCGCCTGCCGCCCGCCGACGGCTTGGCCGTCGCCTACCGCACGCCCTTCGGCGCCCGCGGCGGGGAGTTCCTGGCGCTGCCCCCCGGCAGCACGGCGCTGGTCCCggcgctggggctggagctgcgcTGCGCGCccgcggccggcggcggggggctgcgcTGGGGCCGCTCCCAGCACGGAGCCTGGGCCTGCCGTCTGGCCGGCGGGGGCTGCGAGGGGAGCTGCGCCGAGCCCGAGGGGCGGccgagctgctcctgccccgctGGCAAAGCGCTGGGCCCCGACGGTCGCGGCTGCGCCTCGCCTTGTGCCGGagctccctgccagcaccacTGCGTGCCCAACGAAGGCAGCTTCCTCTGCATGTGCGAGGCCGGCTACCGGCTGGCCCCCGACGGCAGCAGCTGCGAGGACGTGGATGACTGCACCGAGTCGCCGGGGCTGTGCGAGCAGGCCTGCCTGAACACCGAGGGCGGCTTCGAGTGCCGCTGCCACAACGGCTACGAGATGGTGGGGGGGCACTGCCAGCCCGTCTCCAGCTGCTACGCGGCACCCTGCGAGCACCGCTGCGAGGACGTGCCCGGCGGCTACCGCTGCAGCTGCATGCCCGGCTACGCCGTCCACCCGCACGAGCCCTCCCGCTGCGTGCTGCACTGTGAGCACAGCCAGTGCCCGGCTGAGTGCAGCTCCAACTCCTGCTACTGCCCCGAGGGCTTCGTGCTGGAGGAGGCCTCCGGCAACGACACGGCCATGTGTGTGGACATCAATGAGTGCGAGATGGGCTACTGTGAGCACAACTGCACCAACCAGCCCGGCAGCTACACCTGCCACTGCCTCGACGGCTACGTGGTCGTTGACGGGAACCACTGCCAGAAAACCCTGCTGGAAGACGGCTCCTCGGGAGACTTCGAGCTCTGGACGCCCGGCCCCAGCCGCAGCCCACCAAAAATGGAGCACCTGCACCCCGGTGCCCTGGTGGGCATCGCCGTGGGCGTCCTGTGCGCggccctggtcctgctggccgtTGGGTATCACCTGGCCAAGAAGCGCTGCCGGCCGCCCGCCTCCATGGATTACAAGTGTGGTAACCCCCACGAGAAGGAGATGGGACTTCAGCAGGTGACCGCGGGCTGTGCCGCCTCTGGCCAGAAACTGTAG